Proteins from one Desulfonema limicola genomic window:
- a CDS encoding nuclear transport factor 2 family protein, whose product MSIPGAIISAIGNKIKKNEDNIFKSLPKKIHPLFRDFRDAYNSKDINLLNDTISDNYTGNYFNLRSKKAFINTFKNMFKAFPFGVNPKLTIKVHHAVDGDDECVAIVTFKSNIGVAGIPTKSFESGKVTCIAKPEGKYGRWKIASIYNGEG is encoded by the coding sequence ATGAGCATACCAGGGGCTATAATTAGTGCAATAGGTAATAAAATAAAAAAGAATGAAGATAATATTTTTAAAAGTTTACCCAAGAAAATACACCCTCTTTTTCGAGATTTTCGAGATGCGTATAACTCAAAAGATATAAATCTACTTAATGATACAATATCAGATAATTATACTGGAAATTATTTTAATCTGAGGTCAAAAAAAGCTTTTATTAATACTTTTAAAAATATGTTCAAGGCTTTCCCATTTGGTGTAAATCCTAAACTCACAATCAAAGTTCATCATGCAGTAGATGGTGATGATGAATGTGTAGCAATTGTTACATTCAAAAGTAACATAGGTGTAGCAGGAATTCCCACCAAAAGTTTTGAATCCGGTAAAGTCACTTGCATAGCAAAGCCAGAAGGAAAATATGGCAGATGGAAAATTGCGAGTATTTATAACGGGGAAGGCTAA
- a CDS encoding MerR family transcriptional regulator — translation MKNDYGIGEISHITGVTIKQLRYWEEKNFIPKPTRIICGERAYRRYDDELLKLIITMKQLIDEGMTVSGASKKAMELI, via the coding sequence ATGAAAAATGATTACGGAATTGGTGAAATCAGTCACATTACAGGTGTTACAATTAAACAATTAAGGTATTGGGAAGAAAAAAATTTCATCCCGAAACCCACCAGAATTATTTGCGGTGAAAGAGCATATCGCAGATATGATGATGAATTATTAAAGCTCATAATAACCATGAAACAGTTGATTGATGAAGGAATGACTGTTTCAGGAGCTTCTAAAAAAGCTATGGAATTAATTTAA
- a CDS encoding antirestriction protein — MKNTLTSILDKFETGDIPEVVSYAMFPIPDIPSAKWSLLNRTLMMLSQTADARGFKQWKKVKRYVKKGSKAFYILVPYIKKTEDNGQEKEKLIGFMTRPVFRMEDTDGKELEYNTVKLPELPFMERAMEWGISVKAIPGNYRYYGYYTPSMKVIALATQEEKTFFHELSHVAHEKIKGGLKRGQDALQEIVAELSAQTLCRIAGKQDKDTLGNSYRYIKSYADKLNISPYRACLRVMSDTEKVLNLILKGDEMEFKKVA; from the coding sequence GTGAAAAATACTCTTACAAGTATATTGGATAAGTTTGAAACCGGTGACATTCCAGAGGTTGTTTCTTATGCGATGTTTCCCATCCCCGATATTCCCAGCGCCAAATGGTCTTTACTTAACAGAACATTGATGATGCTTTCACAAACTGCTGATGCCAGAGGGTTTAAGCAATGGAAGAAAGTAAAACGATATGTGAAGAAAGGTTCCAAAGCTTTTTATATTCTTGTGCCCTATATCAAAAAGACAGAGGATAATGGTCAGGAGAAAGAAAAGCTTATCGGATTTATGACACGCCCTGTTTTCCGTATGGAAGATACAGACGGTAAAGAACTTGAATATAATACCGTAAAACTTCCTGAGTTGCCGTTTATGGAACGTGCTATGGAATGGGGTATATCGGTTAAGGCTATACCGGGAAACTACCGTTATTATGGCTATTACACCCCTTCCATGAAAGTTATCGCACTGGCTACCCAGGAGGAGAAGACATTTTTTCATGAGCTTTCACATGTTGCTCACGAAAAAATAAAAGGTGGTTTAAAAAGAGGGCAGGATGCTTTACAGGAAATTGTAGCTGAATTATCTGCCCAGACGCTTTGTAGAATAGCCGGAAAACAAGATAAAGATACACTTGGTAACTCATACCGTTACATCAAAAGCTATGCTGATAAACTTAACATCAGCCCTTACCGAGCCTGTCTGAGAGTTATGAGCGATACTGAGAAAGTGCTGAACCTTATTCTCAAAGGCGATGAAATGGAATTTAAAAAAGTTGCCTAG
- a CDS encoding DUF932 domain-containing protein, giving the protein MRGNDTLINVIEMVEGISENHHDQIIPLADIEFENLDKAHVCGREIEVLPSAQRLLANRLHIPHNYLVRCPQELQERNLNFWLRQEQKNRDTFFMRFDGFKLRAVFTQRYTAFDNKDVLTQMMEYGFSLDTEIQYTLDDSLMNLKIPEYDKMFSFPGDDNMVPGTSIANSEIGFLAFSVEAYIYRLVCSNGLISKTSIGKRFKHISDKAMIEFEEIISQVSYESQHNQNRLRISTETSVEDADESFDSFNRRFLITKKEAEAVNIAWNREPGNTMFNIINAYTRGAQHPGLTAEESYKLERTGGQILALVK; this is encoded by the coding sequence ATGAGAGGAAATGACACTTTAATAAACGTAATTGAAATGGTTGAAGGTATTTCTGAAAACCATCACGACCAGATTATCCCGTTAGCAGATATTGAGTTTGAAAATCTGGATAAAGCTCATGTATGCGGTAGAGAGATAGAAGTATTGCCAAGCGCACAGCGTTTACTGGCAAACAGATTACACATACCACATAACTATTTGGTTAGATGTCCACAAGAGCTTCAAGAGCGTAATCTTAATTTCTGGCTCCGGCAGGAACAAAAAAACAGAGATACCTTCTTCATGCGCTTTGATGGCTTTAAACTCAGGGCTGTTTTCACTCAGCGTTATACAGCATTTGATAATAAGGACGTTCTTACCCAAATGATGGAATATGGTTTTTCTCTGGATACGGAAATTCAATATACACTTGATGACAGTTTGATGAATTTGAAAATTCCAGAGTATGACAAGATGTTTTCCTTTCCCGGCGATGATAATATGGTTCCCGGAACAAGCATAGCCAATAGTGAAATTGGCTTTCTTGCATTTTCTGTGGAAGCCTATATTTACAGGCTTGTATGCAGTAATGGCCTGATTTCCAAAACTTCGATTGGCAAAAGGTTCAAGCACATTTCTGATAAAGCAATGATTGAATTTGAAGAAATCATTTCCCAGGTCAGTTATGAAAGTCAACACAATCAGAACAGATTACGGATTTCAACTGAAACATCTGTTGAAGATGCGGATGAAAGCTTTGACAGCTTCAACAGAAGGTTTCTTATTACAAAGAAAGAGGCTGAGGCTGTTAACATTGCCTGGAACAGAGAGCCGGGCAATACAATGTTCAATATCATTAATGCCTATACCCGTGGCGCACAACATCCTGGATTAACGGCAGAAGAAAGTTATAAACTTGAACGAACCGGTGGACAGATACTTGCACTGGTAAAATAA
- a CDS encoding Rad52/Rad22 family DNA repair protein, whose translation MTTNPLAYINLEDLRKPFAEQDIEWRVQRAGVSGNNKPWAVVLAYVTNRAIMDRLDMVVGPTSWKNEYKAGPEGGTLCGLSIKIGSEWITKWDGAENTHIEAVKGGLSGSMKRAAVHWGIGRYLYKLEATFAIITPNGKYYQKEKKNQYPSFKWNPPKLPAWAVARPEKSQTAPKNYNTPKQPAPQDTPGIKMIDEVQNRILEDAITNLAILHKLDKIQFRTRVQAFCMKKWGINNWWRNNRPGIDVENYNILMNKLGEFANKMKQEGKEMDNLASHPHHDRIGDA comes from the coding sequence ATGACAACAAATCCGTTAGCATACATTAATCTTGAAGATTTGAGAAAACCTTTTGCTGAACAAGATATAGAATGGAGAGTTCAGAGGGCAGGGGTAAGTGGTAATAATAAACCTTGGGCAGTGGTTCTGGCTTATGTGACTAATAGGGCTATTATGGATAGACTGGATATGGTCGTGGGGCCTACAAGCTGGAAGAATGAATATAAAGCAGGCCCCGAAGGTGGAACCCTTTGTGGTTTATCCATAAAAATTGGAAGTGAATGGATTACTAAATGGGACGGCGCAGAAAACACACATATTGAAGCTGTTAAAGGCGGACTTTCCGGTTCTATGAAAAGGGCAGCGGTTCATTGGGGTATAGGTCGGTATCTGTATAAACTTGAAGCGACATTCGCAATAATCACTCCAAATGGAAAATATTATCAGAAAGAAAAGAAAAATCAGTATCCAAGTTTTAAATGGAATCCCCCAAAACTTCCAGCCTGGGCAGTTGCAAGGCCGGAAAAAAGTCAAACAGCACCAAAGAATTATAATACTCCAAAACAACCAGCACCACAAGATACACCAGGGATAAAAATGATTGACGAAGTTCAAAATCGCATCCTTGAAGATGCAATCACAAATCTGGCAATTTTGCATAAGCTGGATAAAATTCAATTCAGAACAAGGGTTCAAGCCTTTTGTATGAAGAAATGGGGTATCAATAACTGGTGGAGAAATAACCGTCCCGGTATTGATGTTGAGAATTATAATATTCTTATGAATAAGCTTGGAGAATTTGCGAATAAAATGAAGCAAGAGGGCAAGGAAATGGATAATTTAGCTTCACATCCTCATCACGATAGAATTGGAGATGCATAA
- a CDS encoding DNA-binding protein, which produces MVKKQCGGNVAMKRLYSIKELVKEIGATEWFWRSQIWDRKLPFIQVGRKMLIDANDVESFIAEHKMMA; this is translated from the coding sequence ATGGTTAAAAAGCAGTGTGGCGGAAATGTGGCTATGAAAAGACTGTATTCTATCAAAGAACTTGTAAAAGAAATTGGAGCAACAGAATGGTTCTGGCGCAGTCAGATATGGGACAGAAAATTACCGTTCATTCAGGTTGGTCGGAAAATGCTGATTGATGCAAATGATGTGGAAAGCTTTATCGCTGAACATAAGATGATGGCTTAA
- a CDS encoding PD-(D/E)XK nuclease family protein — protein sequence MTNIQLKTLAELKESLHISYSQLNTYMSCSLKYYFRYVQGRPAERISSALPFGRAIHSGIEHFYITYKRRQEKSDVKTVQELFADIFTTEINKAEAPVVFRRDENKDTSIEMGKAMLKAFCKSAKLKDTKIIGVEMPLSARLYTEKGKPTDFIIIGVIDALIKNCDGDIVAIDNKTSLRTKSSEDVEKDLQFSVYGYLLCANKYVAKSDDAYCRMDVLRKLKRPKVEKYGTIRTPSDRKRLAKIAVNVLTAIENQAFYPVRSWMCSGCEYKNSCYSW from the coding sequence ATGACCAATATACAGCTTAAAACTTTGGCAGAATTAAAAGAAAGTCTTCATATCAGCTATTCTCAATTGAATACATATATGTCCTGTTCTTTGAAATATTACTTTCGATATGTTCAAGGAAGACCAGCAGAACGTATCTCATCTGCTTTACCTTTTGGTCGAGCCATACATTCAGGCATTGAACATTTCTACATTACATACAAGAGACGGCAGGAAAAATCGGATGTAAAAACTGTTCAAGAATTATTTGCTGATATTTTCACTACTGAAATTAATAAGGCAGAAGCTCCAGTGGTATTCAGAAGAGATGAGAACAAAGATACATCCATTGAAATGGGTAAAGCTATGCTCAAGGCATTTTGCAAGTCTGCAAAGTTGAAAGATACGAAGATAATTGGAGTTGAGATGCCTTTATCTGCTCGTTTATACACAGAGAAAGGGAAACCTACGGATTTTATTATTATTGGCGTTATAGACGCTCTTATAAAGAATTGCGATGGTGATATTGTCGCCATAGATAATAAAACTTCTTTACGTACTAAAAGCTCAGAAGACGTAGAAAAAGACCTGCAATTCAGTGTTTACGGATACCTTCTTTGTGCTAACAAATACGTTGCTAAAAGTGATGATGCGTATTGTCGAATGGATGTCCTTCGTAAGTTGAAACGTCCAAAGGTTGAAAAATACGGCACAATAAGAACACCATCAGACCGAAAACGTCTTGCGAAAATTGCTGTTAATGTTCTCACTGCTATTGAAAATCAGGCTTTTTATCCTGTGAGAAGCTGGATGTGTTCTGGATGTGAGTACAAAAATAGCTGTTATTCCTGGTAA
- a CDS encoding CHC2 zinc finger domain-containing protein: protein MTLTIELSELKSPFYFERTADYVSRLSLNFKEKGDYYITNCPFHTDKTPSLFLYQSNGTVRFKCFSDKCQSGSWDIFAFIQKIEGCGFIDSVKKFASYLEVDEVILPKGNILKIHD, encoded by the coding sequence ATGACATTAACAATAGAACTGTCAGAATTAAAATCTCCATTCTACTTTGAAAGGACAGCAGATTATGTAAGCAGACTAAGCTTAAACTTCAAGGAAAAGGGTGATTATTATATCACAAATTGTCCGTTTCACACAGACAAAACCCCATCCTTATTTCTGTATCAAAGCAACGGAACGGTCAGATTTAAGTGTTTCAGCGATAAATGCCAAAGCGGTAGCTGGGATATTTTTGCTTTTATTCAAAAAATAGAAGGATGCGGATTTATTGATTCAGTTAAAAAATTCGCATCATATCTTGAGGTTGATGAGGTAATTTTACCAAAGGGAAATATATTAAAAATTCATGACTGA
- a CDS encoding antirestriction protein ArdA, with product MATNTPKIYVACLSSYNSGILHGEWIDANQDEDDIQNEIQEMLKQSPVPDKEEHAIHDYEGFYEIRISEYEDIETVSKLAQNIEAHGEAYASYISDMNGDVEDDIEKFEEAYRGEYKNKKDFAYQLMHDCYTIPEFLESYIDYESYARDLFICDYSYASSEDRKIFVFMRM from the coding sequence ATGGCTACTAATACACCCAAAATTTATGTTGCTTGTCTTTCTTCATACAATAGCGGTATCCTTCACGGTGAATGGATTGATGCTAATCAAGATGAAGATGATATTCAAAATGAGATACAAGAAATGCTCAAACAATCACCAGTGCCGGACAAAGAAGAACATGCAATTCACGATTATGAAGGGTTCTATGAAATCAGAATATCTGAATATGAAGACATTGAAACAGTATCAAAGTTAGCTCAGAATATTGAGGCGCATGGAGAAGCTTATGCTTCATATATTTCTGATATGAATGGAGATGTGGAGGATGATATAGAAAAATTTGAGGAAGCATATCGAGGTGAGTATAAAAACAAAAAAGATTTTGCTTACCAGCTAATGCACGATTGCTATACCATTCCAGAATTTCTTGAGAGTTATATTGATTATGAAAGCTATGCAAGGGATTTGTTTATTTGTGATTATTCTTATGCCAGCTCAGAGGATAGAAAGATTTTTGTGTTTATGAGAATGTAA